A region of Dermabacter vaginalis DNA encodes the following proteins:
- the ndk gene encoding nucleoside-diphosphate kinase, with translation MTQERTLILLKPDAVKRQLRGEIIRRIEQKGYTILALDQRTASHEELTAHYAEHEGKPFFPPMLEFMSSGPLVALVVAGDECIAGMRSLMGATQPTQAAPGTIRGDLGRAWDKPVIENLIHGSDSPESAAREIGIWFPSLAA, from the coding sequence ATGACACAAGAACGCACGCTCATTCTTCTCAAGCCCGATGCCGTGAAGCGTCAGTTGCGCGGCGAAATCATTCGTCGCATCGAGCAAAAGGGTTACACCATCCTCGCGCTCGATCAACGCACCGCAAGCCACGAGGAACTCACGGCGCACTACGCTGAGCACGAGGGCAAGCCGTTTTTTCCTCCCATGCTCGAGTTCATGAGCTCGGGTCCGCTCGTCGCACTCGTCGTCGCAGGCGATGAATGCATCGCGGGGATGCGTTCGCTCATGGGGGCTACGCAGCCAACGCAGGCGGCCCCTGGCACGATTCGCGGTGACCTCGGTCGTGCATGGGACAAGCCCGTGATTGAGAACCTCATCCACGGCTCTGATTCACCCGAATCGGCCGCCCGGGAAATCGGCATCTGGTTCCCTTCGCTCGCCGCGTGA
- a CDS encoding DUF4233 domain-containing protein, producing the protein MDITPSTRKSGAQRMLCATILACEAFVALFGGLVAHGLAPDTRLVSWILALVLLVVFILAARLLSKGQAWPYWFGLALQAPLILFGLFVPAMYVVGAFFAVLYWLGVVKGRQLDREKDAIDRRVLGDDAAAR; encoded by the coding sequence GTGGACATCACCCCCTCCACCCGCAAGTCGGGCGCGCAGCGCATGCTGTGCGCGACGATTCTTGCCTGCGAAGCCTTCGTGGCGCTTTTCGGTGGTCTCGTCGCTCACGGCCTCGCGCCGGACACACGTCTCGTGAGTTGGATTCTTGCCCTCGTGCTGCTCGTCGTGTTCATTCTCGCGGCGCGCTTGCTCTCGAAGGGCCAGGCCTGGCCCTACTGGTTCGGCCTCGCGCTCCAAGCGCCGCTCATCCTTTTTGGACTCTTCGTGCCCGCCATGTACGTCGTTGGCGCATTCTTCGCGGTGCTCTACTGGCTCGGTGTGGTCAAGGGGCGCCAGCTCGACCGCGAGAAGGACGCGATCGATCGCCGTGTTCTGGGAGATGATGCCGCCGCACGCTAA
- a CDS encoding bifunctional folylpolyglutamate synthase/dihydrofolate synthase — MARPSGIEHSEAFTKVWADLQSRAPENEIEPSLTRIERLLELMGHPERAYRTLHIAGTNGKTSTARIAEALLIEAGLRTGRLTSPHMHTPTERIALDGAPISEEGFVQAYEDVLPFAEAVDREYAETGVRISMFEYLTAMQFQAFASAPVDVAIVEVGLGGRWDATNVIDPDVTVITPIALDHQDYLGDTIEEIAGEKAGILKEGALAIIAAQQFPGALDVLKDRCAELGVTAAIEGEQIGVIDRVPAVGGQVIAVQSIAARYEEIFVPLLGAHQAHNALLAIAAAEAILTGGDAPLDGELVRAGLERVTSPGRAEVVRQAPTILVDAAHNPAGAEVLVETVRESFRFTRTVGIVGILKEKDASEILAILEPLLDIVVITESTSPRAIPTDLLAMEARDIFGDEDRVIECASLPDAIQTAVDAAEQGGDDFSGIVATGSITLAAEVRQLLGRVGE, encoded by the coding sequence ATGGCACGGCCCAGCGGCATCGAGCACAGTGAGGCATTCACGAAGGTGTGGGCAGACCTTCAATCGCGCGCCCCCGAAAACGAGATCGAACCGAGTCTTACCCGCATCGAACGTCTCCTCGAACTCATGGGGCACCCCGAGCGCGCCTATCGCACGCTCCACATCGCCGGTACGAACGGCAAAACCTCTACGGCACGCATCGCCGAGGCCCTCCTTATCGAGGCGGGACTTCGCACGGGCCGCCTCACGAGCCCCCACATGCACACCCCCACGGAGCGCATCGCGCTCGATGGCGCACCCATAAGCGAAGAAGGATTCGTGCAGGCCTACGAGGACGTGCTCCCGTTCGCCGAGGCAGTCGATCGCGAGTATGCGGAAACGGGCGTGCGAATCAGCATGTTCGAGTACCTCACGGCGATGCAGTTTCAGGCGTTCGCGAGCGCTCCCGTGGATGTTGCCATCGTGGAAGTCGGACTCGGTGGCCGGTGGGACGCGACCAACGTCATCGACCCCGATGTCACCGTCATTACCCCCATCGCCCTCGACCACCAGGACTACCTCGGTGACACGATCGAGGAGATCGCAGGGGAGAAAGCCGGGATCCTTAAAGAGGGTGCACTCGCGATCATCGCGGCGCAGCAATTCCCCGGCGCGCTCGACGTCCTTAAAGACCGCTGCGCCGAACTCGGCGTGACCGCCGCAATCGAGGGGGAGCAGATTGGCGTCATTGATCGCGTCCCCGCGGTCGGCGGGCAGGTGATCGCCGTGCAGTCCATCGCCGCGCGCTACGAAGAGATCTTCGTTCCGCTTCTCGGCGCTCATCAGGCCCACAACGCTCTTCTCGCGATCGCCGCGGCGGAAGCGATTCTCACCGGCGGCGATGCCCCGCTCGATGGTGAACTCGTGCGCGCGGGACTCGAGCGCGTGACCTCCCCGGGCCGCGCCGAAGTCGTGCGCCAGGCACCCACGATCCTCGTTGACGCCGCGCATAACCCCGCAGGTGCCGAAGTGCTCGTTGAAACGGTACGCGAGAGCTTCCGGTTCACGCGCACCGTGGGCATCGTGGGCATCCTCAAGGAGAAAGACGCGAGCGAAATCCTCGCGATCCTCGAACCACTCTTGGACATCGTCGTGATCACCGAGAGCACTTCGCCGCGTGCGATCCCCACGGATCTGCTGGCGATGGAAGCACGAGACATTTTCGGAGATGAGGACCGCGTGATCGAATGCGCGAGCCTGCCCGATGCGATCCAAACAGCGGTGGACGCTGCCGAACAGGGCGGGGATGATTTCTCGGGCATCGTGGCCACAGGCTCGATCACGCTCGCGGCTGAAGTGCGCCAGCTTCTTGGCAGGGTGGGGGAGTGA